The proteins below are encoded in one region of Stenotrophomonas bentonitica:
- a CDS encoding 16S rRNA (uracil(1498)-N(3))-methyltransferase has translation MRVTRSYVDLPLAVGQTVSLPEEVANHLVRVMRLREGEGCVLFNGDGHDYNATLVESGKREARVQIASAQVIDNESALSITLLQGIARGEKMDLILQKATELGVQAIVPVNAERTEVKLDAARAEKRLAHWRSVVVSACGQSGRAQVPTVAPPQNLQEAALAMPAAALKLTLDPVGEHRLSTLSAAPGGVVIAIGPEGGWSPRDRLALQQAGFQGLQLGPRILRTETAGLAAIAAIQARLGDLG, from the coding sequence ATGCGCGTGACCCGTTCCTACGTCGATCTCCCGCTGGCCGTGGGCCAGACCGTGTCGTTGCCCGAAGAGGTGGCCAACCACCTGGTGCGGGTGATGCGCCTGCGCGAAGGCGAAGGCTGCGTGCTGTTCAACGGCGACGGCCACGACTACAACGCCACGTTGGTGGAATCGGGCAAGCGCGAGGCGCGTGTGCAGATCGCCTCGGCACAGGTCATCGACAACGAGTCGGCGCTGTCGATCACGCTGCTGCAGGGCATCGCCCGTGGCGAGAAGATGGACCTGATCCTGCAGAAGGCGACCGAGCTGGGGGTGCAGGCGATCGTGCCGGTCAATGCGGAACGCACCGAAGTGAAGCTCGATGCCGCGCGGGCGGAGAAGCGCCTGGCGCACTGGCGCAGCGTGGTGGTCTCGGCCTGCGGCCAGTCCGGTCGCGCGCAGGTGCCGACGGTGGCGCCGCCGCAGAACCTGCAGGAGGCCGCGCTGGCGATGCCGGCAGCTGCGTTGAAGCTGACCCTGGATCCCGTGGGCGAACACCGGCTGTCGACGTTGTCGGCCGCGCCCGGTGGCGTGGTGATTGCGATTGGGCCGGAAGGCGGCTGGTCGCCGCGTGATCGGCTGGCGCTGCAGCAGGCCGGTTTCCAGGGCCTGCAGTTGGGGCCGCGGATCCTGCGTACGGAGACGGCGGGGTTGGCGGCGATTGCTGCGATCCAGGCGCGGCTGGGCGATCTGGGGTAG
- a CDS encoding chemotaxis protein CheW — MSYASNDEIRGVLIQAGHDRVLVPNATVAEMLAAASVTPVADTPAWLLGQIQWQGWDVPLMSFARHAGLGEEQGVVKNKVVVLKALGGNAKRPYFALVTPNFPQLISVPRDGLLADASEEALPPGVHMRVLLGELSALLPDLDALESALDEALPA, encoded by the coding sequence ATGAGCTACGCCAGCAACGACGAAATCCGCGGAGTACTGATCCAGGCCGGTCACGACCGGGTCCTGGTCCCGAACGCGACGGTGGCCGAAATGCTGGCCGCCGCCAGTGTCACCCCGGTGGCCGACACGCCCGCCTGGCTGCTCGGCCAGATCCAGTGGCAGGGCTGGGACGTCCCACTGATGTCGTTCGCGCGCCACGCCGGGCTGGGCGAAGAGCAGGGCGTGGTCAAGAACAAGGTGGTGGTACTCAAGGCGTTGGGCGGCAATGCGAAGCGCCCGTACTTCGCGCTGGTGACCCCGAACTTCCCGCAGCTGATCTCGGTCCCGCGCGACGGCCTGCTCGCCGACGCGTCGGAAGAAGCGCTGCCGCCGGGCGTGCACATGCGCGTGCTGCTGGGCGAGCTGAGCGCGCTGCTGCCGGACCTGGACGCACTGGAAAGCGCGCTCGACGAAGCCCTGCCGGCGTAA
- a CDS encoding chemotaxis protein CheB: MPANDLNPLPLVALLARVGPARERLREALAQAGATVVLEEDPNSVDAETLGGVDAGAVLIALEPAVEDALERLDPVLASPELTVIFDEAELAARREGWEAQRWARHLVAKLHGHQDVLPPGSEQEGLLQPEPGLPQTPAERHADAPLEFHVREAFDAAADVPTDGLYTPPEAYSEPMSLEEALAAMQAAPAAAPANVPPPVPVDAPAAPRAPLGDHSSWSLVDEDTVAPPAVPAAPASAPPVSEAFDTPSLSLVELEPEVAADGSAPGAVLVLAGIGGPDALRRLLAALPAGLATPVLVYMRLDGGRYGNLVKQMARVSALPVLLAESDQPVLAGNAYILSDDVGVAVRNRGLYFTADAQGIQVAALPPAHSAVVLLSGSDVAVLDDVLSLAVAGAWVAGQTGDGCYDPVAANAVVAAGMAAGDPPQLAAAIAERWGVSE; the protein is encoded by the coding sequence GTGCCCGCGAATGACCTGAACCCGCTGCCGCTGGTGGCACTGCTGGCACGGGTCGGGCCGGCGCGCGAGCGCCTGCGCGAAGCGCTGGCCCAGGCCGGTGCGACCGTGGTGCTGGAAGAAGACCCCAACAGCGTCGATGCTGAAACCCTGGGCGGCGTGGACGCCGGCGCGGTGCTGATCGCGCTGGAGCCGGCCGTCGAGGATGCGCTGGAACGCCTCGACCCGGTGCTGGCCTCGCCCGAACTTACCGTGATCTTCGACGAAGCCGAGCTGGCTGCGCGCCGCGAGGGCTGGGAAGCCCAGCGCTGGGCGCGCCACCTGGTGGCCAAGCTGCACGGCCACCAGGACGTGCTGCCGCCGGGCTCGGAGCAGGAAGGCCTGCTGCAGCCCGAACCGGGCCTGCCGCAGACCCCGGCCGAACGGCACGCCGACGCGCCGCTGGAATTCCATGTGCGCGAGGCGTTCGACGCTGCGGCCGACGTACCCACCGACGGCCTGTACACGCCGCCGGAGGCGTACAGCGAGCCGATGTCGCTGGAAGAAGCGCTGGCCGCGATGCAGGCGGCGCCTGCCGCGGCACCGGCCAACGTGCCGCCGCCAGTGCCGGTGGACGCACCTGCTGCGCCGCGCGCGCCGCTGGGCGATCACAGCAGCTGGTCGCTGGTCGACGAAGACACCGTTGCGCCGCCCGCCGTGCCGGCTGCACCGGCCAGCGCGCCGCCGGTGAGTGAAGCGTTCGATACGCCGAGCCTGTCGCTGGTGGAACTCGAACCGGAAGTCGCCGCGGACGGTTCCGCGCCGGGTGCGGTGCTGGTCCTGGCCGGCATTGGCGGCCCCGACGCGCTGCGCCGCCTGCTGGCCGCGCTGCCCGCCGGGCTGGCCACGCCGGTACTGGTCTACATGCGCCTGGACGGCGGCCGTTACGGCAACCTGGTCAAACAGATGGCGCGGGTATCGGCGCTGCCGGTGCTGCTGGCCGAGTCCGACCAGCCGGTGCTGGCCGGCAATGCCTACATCCTGTCCGACGACGTGGGCGTGGCGGTACGCAACCGGGGCCTGTACTTCACCGCCGACGCGCAGGGCATCCAGGTGGCCGCGTTGCCGCCGGCGCACAGCGCCGTGGTGCTGCTCAGCGGCAGCGACGTAGCCGTGCTGGACGACGTGCTGTCGCTGGCCGTGGCCGGCGCCTGGGTGGCCGGGCAGACCGGTGACGGCTGCTACGACCCGGTCGCCGCCAACGCCGTGGTCGCCGCCGGCATGGCTGCGGGCGATCCGCCGCAGTTGGCTGCCGCCATCGCCGAACGCTGGGGCGTGAGCGAGTAA
- a CDS encoding Hpt domain-containing protein, with amino-acid sequence MSTLRDAMSHAALGWVKPELDETLRQVRNEVEYYAEDPADGSRMRFCAGYLHQVQGTLRMVELYAPAMVAEEMEQLANAIGAGEVPDRDEACATLMRGSVLLPDYLERLQNGHRDIPIVLLPLLNDIRAARAAPGINESVLFAFAPDSASATEAELDHARGSLSGRNRELLDTVGNAVKEELLRIKDALDLHLRTGGEPVQLQTQVDELGAVADTLGMMGLGVARGVVVQQRDALRGVVEGEQQIDETLLLDIAGALLYVDASLDDQVAHLGAGGSGEDDPSAAEGRRTVEILAHEAIANFAAAREHFVAFIETNWNHQQLHEVPRLLGEVAGALRMLDLPTPADYLQGVRQYISVELIGRQRVPSGRQLDTLADAMASLEYYLEALRERRQGREDILDITRTSLETLRYWPLPDENAAPADVSAEALPVAPEHVELAGWDAPVAAPVEIAVTPAAPAPGDVPSPPLPDFTFEPVPEVAAAAPVERVAKPAPTLVFEASTAPVAADAPQWTLHSDAARTESAAPTFASFDPVEAEDTEAGQAWGVAPASTGFDPVAAEHDALELSDEPIEFTFDEPLHNAGDVLSLEIDDAPVAAHEAEGTLDVEALPTFLQEQVESAAETPLTVDAPLEDVAAPADEIIEPLAAVEDEQGIEQIEVAAPVATGGVQEAVISTIELDDESARFLAELDVAAAQFSTTPDVAPAAAVGDVEAAAAAEAELDTTIDAGFEDDGENIDQDIRDVFIEEFDEELVNLGNLLPVWRMAPDNMDRLRPIRRVFHTLKGSGRLVGARTLGEFSWKIEGMLNRVLDGSRPASPAVVAMVTQAYEVLPQLNAALRDGSRVSADLQAMQAIADRVGAGEETFHVPLQRSVPVAAPVETVEVVEAADVVETVEAVEAVEPELSGTPANIDEVLREILEAEVEAHHATLQAWLQDAQAAPQPVTDSLLRAVHTMNGAFAMTDVPEITAVTGGAETFIKRSLAADAVPDADGVDALTATAAAIRATMTALQAEAPRIPSQAELAQRLQALAATLPEARWPALVAEDGADLDGDEVEVLEVDLDAERDAEADASRDAHDVTAHELAAFSAQFDERDGYAIADDSTDSTLQQAIVDADDLSIVDAPEQTDALVVDELTGSDDLSAYFDAGLVTSFDAPVVAPVEDVVAVEAPTAEVVDHGLESVELTGADDLSRFYEQPVPAAEEAVQAIELEAAESEALHEILEATDTVEDIEVEAVVDELEDVLPPAPAFGDTVELQQALDDGLTIVDGPDAAVSSDDAPVLSLDASHPALDEADAFAEAEVEQPATAQPLFELEDASAVAEVEVQAEAEAEVEAEAEVEVETETETETAAEELDDAGSLDFNVLDRELVDIFVEEGKDLLDHCDGLISELRAAPEDREALAGLQRDLHTLKGGARMAGINAIGDLGHGIESLLEAVAANRTDIDRSDVQLLERGFDRLHQMLTRTGRHRDVAMPDDLIAAFEQRTLGRDDATGTDTVPADAAPVAIDTAVASAPLSAPVPLEASNDEDSLARPQQEQVRVRADLLDRLVNHAGEVAIYRSRLEQQLGAFRGAMGELDRTNARLRDQLRRLDLETEAQIVARYQREQEQVDHSFDPLELDRFSTLQQLSRALNESAADLGGLQGVLDDLSRQYDVLLQQQSRVSSELQDGLMRARMVPFDGLVPRLRRVVRQAGQDTGKQVHVTLDGTHGELDRNVLDRMVAPLEHMLRNSVAHGLETPEQRRAAGKPEEGEIAIRLRREGSEIVLEVADDGAGLNREAIRRRAEQRGLVEADAVLSDAELDAMIFAAGFSTADQVSQLAGRGVGMDVVHNEVRQLGGTVDIHSVPGKGVTFTLRLPQTLAVTQAVFVQIGDTTFAVPVASVSGIGRISRERFESAEGGYHYGGEEFVLHDLGTLVGQGQARAEGQAQVPLLLVRAGELRAAVAIDQVLGNREIVVKPVGLQIASVPGIYGATITGDGRVVVILDVAPLVRRYQANPLKPVAPATQASDRQAPLVMVVDDSLTMRKVTGRILERHNFEVTVARDGIEALERLEERVPDLMLLDIEMPRMDGYELATAMRADPRYKGVPIVMITSRSGDKHRQRAFEIGVQRYLGKPYQELDLMRNVYDLLGIARARE; translated from the coding sequence ATGAGCACGCTGCGCGATGCCATGAGCCACGCCGCCCTGGGCTGGGTAAAGCCGGAGCTGGATGAGACCCTGCGCCAGGTGCGCAACGAGGTCGAGTATTACGCCGAAGACCCGGCCGACGGCAGCCGCATGCGCTTCTGCGCCGGCTACCTGCACCAGGTGCAGGGCACCCTGCGCATGGTCGAGCTGTATGCGCCGGCCATGGTGGCCGAAGAAATGGAGCAGCTGGCCAACGCCATCGGGGCGGGCGAAGTGCCCGACCGCGACGAAGCCTGTGCCACCCTGATGCGCGGCAGCGTGCTGCTGCCCGACTACCTGGAGCGCCTGCAGAACGGCCACCGCGACATTCCGATCGTGCTGCTGCCGCTGCTCAACGACATCCGTGCCGCGCGTGCGGCGCCGGGCATCAATGAAAGCGTGCTGTTCGCCTTCGCCCCGGACAGCGCCAGCGCCACCGAAGCCGAGCTGGACCATGCGCGCGGCAGCCTGAGCGGCCGCAACCGCGAGCTGCTCGACACCGTGGGCAATGCGGTCAAGGAAGAGCTTCTGCGGATCAAGGACGCGCTCGACCTGCACCTGCGCACCGGCGGTGAGCCGGTACAGCTGCAGACCCAGGTCGACGAACTGGGCGCCGTGGCCGACACCCTGGGCATGATGGGCCTGGGCGTGGCCCGTGGCGTGGTCGTGCAGCAGCGCGACGCGCTGCGCGGCGTGGTCGAGGGCGAGCAGCAGATCGACGAGACCCTGCTGCTGGATATCGCCGGTGCGCTGCTGTACGTGGACGCCTCGCTGGACGACCAGGTCGCGCACCTGGGCGCCGGCGGCAGTGGCGAGGACGACCCGAGCGCGGCAGAAGGCCGCCGCACCGTGGAGATCCTGGCGCACGAAGCGATCGCCAACTTCGCTGCGGCGCGCGAGCATTTCGTCGCCTTCATCGAAACCAACTGGAACCACCAGCAGCTGCACGAAGTACCGCGCCTGCTCGGTGAGGTCGCCGGCGCGCTGCGCATGCTCGACCTGCCCACCCCGGCCGATTACCTGCAGGGCGTGCGCCAGTACATCTCGGTCGAGCTGATCGGCCGCCAGCGCGTGCCCAGCGGGCGCCAGCTGGACACCCTGGCCGACGCCATGGCCAGCCTGGAGTACTACCTGGAAGCCCTGCGCGAACGCCGCCAGGGACGCGAGGACATCCTCGACATCACCCGTACCAGCCTTGAAACGCTGCGCTACTGGCCGCTGCCGGACGAGAACGCCGCGCCGGCCGATGTCAGCGCCGAAGCGCTGCCGGTCGCGCCGGAACACGTCGAGCTGGCCGGTTGGGACGCGCCCGTGGCCGCGCCGGTCGAGATTGCCGTGACCCCCGCCGCGCCTGCGCCGGGTGACGTGCCGTCGCCGCCGCTGCCGGACTTCACTTTCGAACCCGTGCCCGAGGTCGCTGCCGCCGCGCCGGTCGAACGCGTGGCCAAGCCGGCACCGACCCTGGTGTTCGAGGCCTCCACCGCGCCGGTCGCCGCCGACGCGCCGCAGTGGACGCTGCACAGCGACGCTGCCCGCACCGAAAGCGCTGCACCGACCTTCGCCAGTTTCGACCCGGTCGAGGCCGAAGACACCGAGGCGGGCCAGGCATGGGGCGTTGCACCGGCGAGCACCGGATTCGATCCGGTGGCGGCCGAGCACGATGCGCTGGAACTGAGCGACGAGCCGATCGAATTCACCTTCGACGAGCCGCTGCACAACGCAGGCGACGTGCTCTCGCTGGAGATCGATGACGCACCGGTGGCCGCGCACGAGGCCGAGGGCACGCTGGACGTGGAGGCGCTGCCGACCTTCCTGCAGGAGCAGGTTGAATCCGCTGCAGAGACCCCGCTGACCGTGGACGCGCCGCTCGAGGACGTCGCCGCACCTGCTGATGAGATCATCGAGCCGCTCGCTGCCGTTGAAGACGAGCAGGGCATCGAACAGATTGAAGTGGCTGCGCCTGTCGCCACCGGCGGCGTGCAGGAAGCGGTGATCAGCACGATCGAGCTGGACGACGAGTCGGCCCGCTTCCTGGCCGAGCTGGACGTCGCCGCTGCGCAGTTCTCCACCACTCCGGACGTGGCGCCTGCCGCCGCCGTGGGCGACGTGGAGGCGGCCGCCGCCGCTGAAGCCGAACTGGACACCACCATCGACGCCGGTTTCGAGGACGATGGCGAGAACATCGACCAGGACATCCGCGACGTCTTCATCGAAGAATTCGACGAAGAACTGGTCAACCTCGGCAACCTGTTGCCGGTCTGGCGCATGGCGCCGGACAACATGGACCGCCTGCGTCCGATCCGCCGCGTGTTCCACACCCTGAAGGGCAGTGGCCGCCTGGTCGGCGCGCGTACGCTCGGCGAGTTCAGCTGGAAGATCGAAGGCATGCTCAACCGCGTGCTGGATGGCAGCCGTCCGGCCTCGCCGGCGGTGGTCGCCATGGTCACCCAGGCCTACGAAGTGCTGCCGCAGCTGAATGCCGCGCTGCGCGACGGCAGCCGCGTCAGCGCCGACCTGCAGGCCATGCAGGCCATCGCCGACCGCGTGGGTGCCGGCGAAGAAACCTTCCACGTGCCGCTGCAGCGTTCGGTCCCGGTGGCCGCGCCGGTGGAAACCGTCGAGGTCGTGGAAGCCGCTGACGTCGTTGAAACCGTCGAAGCCGTTGAAGCGGTCGAGCCGGAACTGAGCGGCACCCCGGCCAACATCGACGAAGTGTTGCGCGAGATCCTGGAGGCCGAGGTCGAGGCCCACCACGCCACGTTGCAGGCCTGGTTGCAGGACGCCCAGGCGGCACCGCAGCCGGTCACCGACAGCCTGCTGCGCGCCGTGCACACCATGAACGGTGCGTTCGCAATGACCGACGTGCCGGAGATCACCGCCGTCACCGGTGGAGCGGAAACCTTCATCAAGCGTTCGTTGGCTGCCGACGCGGTGCCCGATGCCGACGGCGTCGACGCGCTCACGGCCACCGCGGCTGCGATCCGCGCCACGATGACCGCGCTGCAGGCCGAAGCGCCGCGCATTCCGTCGCAGGCCGAGCTGGCGCAGCGCCTGCAGGCGCTGGCCGCCACCCTGCCCGAAGCACGCTGGCCGGCCTTGGTGGCCGAAGACGGTGCGGACCTGGATGGCGATGAGGTTGAGGTGCTCGAGGTTGACCTCGACGCCGAACGCGATGCCGAAGCGGACGCGTCGCGCGACGCGCACGACGTCACCGCGCACGAGCTGGCCGCATTCTCCGCCCAGTTCGACGAACGCGATGGCTACGCGATCGCCGACGACAGCACCGACAGCACCCTGCAGCAGGCCATCGTGGACGCCGACGACCTGTCCATCGTCGATGCGCCCGAACAGACCGACGCACTGGTGGTGGATGAACTGACCGGCAGCGACGACCTGTCGGCCTACTTCGACGCCGGCCTGGTCACCTCGTTCGACGCGCCGGTGGTTGCCCCGGTGGAAGACGTGGTTGCCGTGGAAGCGCCGACCGCCGAGGTCGTCGACCACGGCCTGGAGAGCGTGGAGCTGACCGGTGCCGACGATCTGTCGCGCTTCTACGAACAGCCCGTGCCGGCCGCGGAAGAAGCGGTCCAGGCCATCGAGCTGGAAGCGGCCGAGTCTGAAGCGCTGCACGAGATCCTCGAAGCCACCGACACGGTCGAAGACATCGAAGTCGAAGCCGTCGTCGACGAGCTTGAAGACGTGCTGCCGCCGGCCCCGGCCTTCGGCGACACCGTGGAACTGCAGCAGGCGCTGGACGATGGCCTGACCATCGTCGATGGCCCCGACGCCGCGGTTTCCAGCGACGATGCACCGGTACTCAGCCTGGATGCATCCCATCCGGCGCTGGACGAAGCCGACGCGTTCGCCGAAGCGGAGGTCGAGCAGCCCGCGACCGCGCAGCCGCTGTTCGAGCTGGAAGACGCCTCGGCAGTTGCCGAGGTCGAAGTCCAGGCCGAAGCGGAAGCCGAAGTCGAAGCCGAAGCCGAAGTCGAAGTCGAAACCGAAACCGAAACCGAAACCGCCGCCGAGGAACTCGACGACGCCGGTTCGCTGGACTTCAACGTGCTCGACCGCGAGCTGGTCGACATCTTCGTTGAAGAAGGCAAGGACCTGCTCGACCATTGCGATGGCCTGATCAGCGAGCTGCGCGCCGCACCGGAGGACCGCGAGGCCCTGGCCGGCCTGCAGCGCGACCTGCACACCCTGAAGGGTGGCGCACGCATGGCCGGCATCAACGCCATCGGCGACCTCGGCCACGGCATCGAGTCGCTGCTGGAAGCGGTCGCCGCCAACCGTACCGATATCGACCGCAGCGACGTGCAGCTGCTGGAGCGGGGCTTCGACCGCCTGCACCAGATGCTGACCCGCACCGGCCGCCATCGCGATGTGGCGATGCCCGACGACCTGATCGCCGCGTTCGAACAGCGGACCCTGGGCCGCGACGACGCCACCGGGACCGACACCGTCCCGGCCGACGCCGCGCCGGTGGCGATCGACACCGCCGTGGCCTCCGCGCCGCTGTCGGCGCCGGTGCCGCTGGAAGCGTCCAACGACGAAGACAGCCTGGCCCGTCCGCAGCAGGAACAGGTGCGCGTGCGCGCCGACCTGCTCGACCGCCTGGTCAACCACGCCGGTGAAGTGGCGATCTACCGCTCGCGCCTGGAACAGCAGCTCGGTGCCTTCCGCGGCGCCATGGGCGAACTGGACCGTACCAATGCGCGTCTGCGCGACCAGCTGCGCCGCCTGGACCTGGAAACCGAAGCCCAGATCGTGGCCCGCTACCAGCGCGAGCAGGAGCAGGTGGACCACAGCTTCGACCCGCTGGAACTGGACCGGTTCTCCACCCTGCAGCAGCTCAGCCGTGCGCTGAACGAGTCCGCAGCCGACCTTGGCGGCCTGCAGGGCGTGCTGGACGATCTGTCGCGCCAGTACGACGTGCTGCTGCAACAGCAGTCGCGGGTCAGCTCGGAACTGCAGGACGGCCTGATGCGTGCGCGCATGGTGCCGTTCGACGGCCTGGTGCCACGCCTGCGCCGCGTGGTGCGCCAGGCAGGCCAGGACACCGGCAAGCAGGTCCACGTGACCCTGGACGGGACTCACGGCGAACTGGACCGCAACGTGCTCGACCGCATGGTCGCGCCGCTGGAACACATGCTGCGCAACTCGGTTGCACACGGCCTGGAAACGCCGGAACAGCGTCGTGCTGCCGGCAAGCCGGAGGAGGGCGAGATCGCCATCCGCCTGCGCCGCGAAGGCTCGGAAATCGTGCTGGAAGTCGCCGATGACGGCGCCGGGCTGAACCGCGAGGCGATCCGTCGCCGCGCCGAACAACGCGGCCTGGTCGAGGCCGACGCGGTCCTGTCCGACGCCGAACTGGACGCGATGATCTTCGCGGCCGGCTTCAGCACCGCCGACCAGGTCAGCCAGCTGGCCGGCCGTGGCGTGGGCATGGACGTGGTGCACAACGAAGTGCGCCAGCTCGGTGGCACGGTGGACATCCACTCGGTGCCTGGCAAGGGCGTCACCTTCACCCTGCGCCTGCCGCAGACCCTGGCGGTCACCCAGGCGGTGTTCGTGCAGATCGGCGACACCACCTTCGCGGTCCCGGTGGCCTCGGTCAGCGGTATTGGCCGGATCTCGCGCGAGCGCTTCGAGTCGGCCGAGGGCGGTTACCACTACGGCGGCGAAGAGTTCGTGCTGCACGACCTCGGCACGCTGGTCGGCCAAGGCCAGGCCCGTGCCGAAGGCCAGGCCCAGGTGCCGTTGCTGCTGGTGCGTGCCGGTGAACTGCGCGCGGCCGTGGCGATCGACCAGGTGCTGGGCAACCGCGAAATCGTGGTCAAGCCGGTCGGCCTGCAGATCGCGTCGGTCCCGGGCATCTACGGTGCCACCATCACTGGCGATGGCCGCGTGGTGGTGATCCTGGACGTGGCGCCGCTGGTGCGTCGCTACCAGGCCAACCCGCTCAAGCCGGTCGCCCCGGCCACGCAGGCCAGCGACCGCCAGGCGCCGCTGGTGATGGTGGTCGACGACTCGCTGACCATGCGCAAGGTCACCGGCCGCATCCTGGAGCGCCACAACTTCGAAGTGACCGTCGCCCGCGACGGCATCGAAGCGCTGGAGCGCCTGGAAGAGCGCGTGCCCGACCTGATGCTGCTGGACATTGAAATGCCGCGCATGGATGGCTATGAACTGGCCACCGCGATGCGCGCCGATCCGCGCTACAAGGGCGTGCCGATCGTGATGATCACCTCGCGCAGTGGCGACAAGCACCGTCAACGCGCCTTCGAAATCGGTGTCCAGCGTTACCTGGGCAAGCCGTACCAGGAGCTGGACCTGATGCGAAACGTGTATGACCTGCTGGGGATCGCCCGTGCCCGCGAATGA